The Anopheles merus strain MAF chromosome 2L, AmerM5.1, whole genome shotgun sequence genome has a segment encoding these proteins:
- the LOC121592745 gene encoding zinc finger protein 383-like has product MAPFRLEHFPNVCRICLQHQPDNVLTSVESLHYNHVKMIDVIDELMGPVLPELHHHTPSGICESCYTELIAFLNYRTRLKLVGKFIHALVHLRNDHTVPLENLYRDHQTELLCVLHELNITDTLELVVQDLIDAFKVAQDSMHDAERTEQSTTLPEIQQTTSDDVNASSTPEEFEMFELDEEMLPAETNDRNEDDIAEDSVDVLEAISVAKSAESRSTRTLRSRRQKGEMHHCQHCPFTTHLLKAFKLHTKQHESKEPTQHTCKRCNETFTTKRDLLQHKRSTHRDHMCDTCGLAFDTKFALETHRKRHEPVRPYKCEYCPLEYYTKAEQLLHVRRLHLKAFEVSCTECALTFRTKQMLAQHMKTHTNQRTHTCTVCGFSFKSHTHLNRHTKELHRGVVYECEHCSASYRRKDKLRMHVEKMHNIQTYFVCDICLQSYDTDEKLQEHKAHHQNPKDLQCGVCLGAYKTREEFDHHLCITYRENYVCCERDFRYHFFYNKHMFLTHGQQTNVRVKPADGMLLGQYRAKRKQAERCPKCEQEFPTRQQKKKHMQSCGALEYEVVEVFAPEDNGSVTMGGE; this is encoded by the exons ATGGCTCCATTCCGGCTGGAACACTTTCCAAATGTGTGTCGCATATGCTTGCAACACCAGCCGGATAATGTACTTACTTCAGTGGAATCGTTGCATTACAACCATGTGAAAATGATCGATGTGATAGACGAGCTGATGGGTCCCGTTTTACCG GAGCTTCATCACCATACTCCATCCGGTATTTGTGAATCATGCTATACAGAACTGATCGCTTTCCTAAACTACCGAACTCGGCTAAAACTCGTTGGGAAGTTTATACATGCCCTGGTTCATTTGAGAAACGATCACACAGTACCGCTGGAAAATCTCTATCGAGATCATCAGACGGAATTGTTATGTGTATTGCACGAGCTAAACATTACCGATACACTTGAGCTAGTCGTTCAAGATTTGATAGATGCATTCAAGGTAGCGCAGgactcaatgcatgatgctgAACGAACTGAACAGAGCACGACATTACCCGAAATCCAGCAAACAACGAGCGACGATGTGAATGCAAGTTCAACGCCCGAAgagtttgaaatgtttgaGTTGGATGAAGAAATGCTCCCCGCAGAAACGAACGATCGCAATGAAGATGATATTGCTGAAGACTCTGTCGACGTGTTGGAGGCAATAAGCGTTGCAAAATCGGCTGAAAGTAGGTCTACCAGAACCTTACGAAGTAGGCGACAGAAAGGAGAAATGCATCACTGTCAACATTGTCCATTTACAACACATCTGCTGAAAGCGTTTAAGCTGCACACGAAGCAGCATGAAAG CAAAGAACCCACCCAACACACCTGCAAGCGTTGCAACGAAACGTTCACCACAAAGCGCGACTTGCTGCAGCACAAACGGTCCACCCATCGGGATCACATGTGCGATACGTGCGGGTTAGCGTTCGACACCAAGTTTGCGCTGGAAACGCACCGCAAACGGCACGAACCGGTACGCCCGTACAAGTGCGAATACTGCCCGCTGGAGTACTACACCAAGGCCGAACAGCTGCTGCACGTTCGCCGGCTGCATCTGAAAGCGTTCGAGGTAAGCTGCACCGAATGTGCGCTAACGTTCCGCACGAAGCAAATGCTTGCGCAGCATATGAAAACGCACACGAACCAACGGACGCACACGTGCACTGTTTGTGGGTTTAGCTTTAAATCACACACGCACCTGAACCGGCACACGAAGGAACTGCACCGGGGGGTGGTGTATGAGTGTGAGCATTGCAGTGCGTCGTACCGGCGCAAGGATAAGCTCCGAATGCACGTGGAAAAGATGCataat ATTCAAACGTACTTTGTCTGTGATATTTGTCTCCAATCGTACGATACGGATGAAAAGCTGCAAGAGCACAAAGCGCACCATCAAAATCCGAAAGATTTACAGTGTGGAGTGTGTCTGGGGGCGTACAAGACGAGGGAGGAATTCGACCACCATTTATGTATCACGTATCG TGAAAACTACGTATGCTGCGAGCGCGATTTTAGGTATCACTTTTTCTACAACAAACACATGTTCCTGACGCACGGACAGCAGACGAACGTGCGCGTCAAACCCGCGGATGGTATGCTGCTGGGACAGTATCGTGCAAAGCGG AAACAAGCAGAACGATGTCCAAAATGTGAGCAAGAATTCCCAACCCgacagcagaagaaaaaacacatgcAAAGCTGTGGCGCGCTGGAGTACGAGGTCGTTGAAGTTTTTGCGCCCGAGGACAATGGGAGTGTTACCATGGGTGGGGAATAG
- the LOC121593026 gene encoding acyl-coenzyme A diphosphatase FITM2 isoform X3 — translation MASKRKPIHTPSAAGAAGGNAARPQMNFRQGLNDTTARAEAKGTRPTATPTSIREVLTMMVLHVCKKIIFFDTSLKVPLYLGSLFIVSLIGDFLPYPKTYLARTDNLFNVYFVKLGWAWTLLFAFPYLAMTSITICCGDNQRLIRNHLPRLGIATVFWFVWTKLFNVIESSYGRCSVRGFDAKTPCLKAGHLWNGFDISGHAFILIYSSLVLMEEARPIIGWESIKDLLRNEEHNRSNNDNSQTSNPLKNLKDEDLKALKYFYNRFTPTIRLFFIGMTMLQLLWDLMLVGTMLYHHRMVEKVLSGIIAVVTWFVTYRAWYPLPTVLPDPVGKGLFNYQSISKPEIGLRRRASLLQPGSSAAAGANAGGSAGSAKEIPKFMGMPLYAARQQMSGGSVGAGASPLEGGSASGQQAAFSRTN, via the coding sequence ATGGCAAGCAAACGAAAACCAATCCACACGCCATCTGCCGCCGGAGCAGCGGGCGGCAACGCGGCCCGTCCACAGATGAACTTCCGCCAGGGGTTAAACGATACGACCGCACGAGCGGAAGCAAAGGGCACGAGACCCACCGCCACACCGACCTCCATCCGGGAAGTGCTCACGATGATGGTGCTGCACGTGTGCAAAAAGATCATCTTCTTCGACACCAGCCTGAAGGTGCCGCTGTACCTTGGCTCCTTGTTCATCGTGTCCCTGATCGGGGACTTTCTGCCCTACCCCAAGACATACCTCGCCCGCACGGACAATCTGTTCAACGTGTACTTCGTCAAGCTGGGCTGGGCCTGGACGCTGCTGTTTGCCTTCCCCTACCTGGCCATGACCTCGATCACGATCTGCTGCGGCGACAATCAGCGGCTGATCCGGAACCATCTGCCCCGGCTCGGCATAGCGACCGTGTTTTGGTTCGTGTGGACGAAGCTGTTCAACGTGATCGAATCGAGCTACGGTCGGTGCAGTGTGCGCGGGTTCGATGCCAAAACGCCCTGCCTGAAGGCGGGCCACCTGTGGAATGGGTTTGACATTTCCGGCCATGCCTTCATACTGATCTACTCCAGCCTGGTGCTGATGGAGGAAGCGCGCCCCATCATCGGGTGGGAAAGCATTAAAGATTTGCTGCGCAACGAGGAGCACAACCGGAGCAACAACGACAACTCCCAGACGTCCAATCCGCTCAAGAACCTAAAGGACGAGGATCTGAAGGCGCTCAAGTACTTCTACAATCGCTTCACCCCCACGATTCGGCTGTTCTTCATCGGCATGAcgatgctgcagctgctgtgGGACCTAATGCTGGTCGGCACGATGCTGTACCATCATCGGATGGTGGAGAAGGTGCTGAGCGGCATCATTGCCGTCGTGACGTGGTTCGTGACGTACCGGGCCTGGTACCCGCTACCGACCGTGCTGCCCGATCCGGTTGGCAAGGGGCTGTTCAACTACCAGTCGATCAGCAAGCCGGAAATTGGGCTGCGCCGAAGGGCCAGCTTACTGCAGCCCGGTTCCTCTGCAGCGGCCGGAGCCAATGCGGGCGGCAGCGCCGGTAGTGCCAAAGAAATACCCAAGTTCATGGGCATGCCACTGTACGCCGCACGGCAGCAAATGTCTGGCGGGAGCGTTGGTGCAGGTGCATCGCCGCTGGAAGGTGGTTCGGCCAGCGGACAGCAGGCCGCATTC
- the LOC121593026 gene encoding acyl-coenzyme A diphosphatase FITM2 isoform X1, with amino-acid sequence MASKRKPIHTPSAAGAAGGNAARPQMNFRQGLNDTTARAEAKGTRPTATPTSIREVLTMMVLHVCKKIIFFDTSLKVPLYLGSLFIVSLIGDFLPYPKTYLARTDNLFNVYFVKLGWAWTLLFAFPYLAMTSITICCGDNQRLIRNHLPRLGIATVFWFVWTKLFNVIESSYGRCSVRGFDAKTPCLKAGHLWNGFDISGHAFILIYSSLVLMEEARPIIGWESIKDLLRNEEHNRSNNDNSQTSNPLKNLKDEDLKALKYFYNRFTPTIRLFFIGMTMLQLLWDLMLVGTMLYHHRMVEKVLSGIIAVVTWFVTYRAWYPLPTVLPDPVGKGLFNYQSISKPEIGLRRRASLLQPGSSAAAGANAGGSAGSAKEIPKFMGMPLYAARQQMSGGSVGAGASPLEGGSASGQQAAFVSSHLYGSRIGSGGIGNSSSGGAGGGSSGSYYSNSDFNHPSYARYRSRFERFES; translated from the coding sequence ATGGCAAGCAAACGAAAACCAATCCACACGCCATCTGCCGCCGGAGCAGCGGGCGGCAACGCGGCCCGTCCACAGATGAACTTCCGCCAGGGGTTAAACGATACGACCGCACGAGCGGAAGCAAAGGGCACGAGACCCACCGCCACACCGACCTCCATCCGGGAAGTGCTCACGATGATGGTGCTGCACGTGTGCAAAAAGATCATCTTCTTCGACACCAGCCTGAAGGTGCCGCTGTACCTTGGCTCCTTGTTCATCGTGTCCCTGATCGGGGACTTTCTGCCCTACCCCAAGACATACCTCGCCCGCACGGACAATCTGTTCAACGTGTACTTCGTCAAGCTGGGCTGGGCCTGGACGCTGCTGTTTGCCTTCCCCTACCTGGCCATGACCTCGATCACGATCTGCTGCGGCGACAATCAGCGGCTGATCCGGAACCATCTGCCCCGGCTCGGCATAGCGACCGTGTTTTGGTTCGTGTGGACGAAGCTGTTCAACGTGATCGAATCGAGCTACGGTCGGTGCAGTGTGCGCGGGTTCGATGCCAAAACGCCCTGCCTGAAGGCGGGCCACCTGTGGAATGGGTTTGACATTTCCGGCCATGCCTTCATACTGATCTACTCCAGCCTGGTGCTGATGGAGGAAGCGCGCCCCATCATCGGGTGGGAAAGCATTAAAGATTTGCTGCGCAACGAGGAGCACAACCGGAGCAACAACGACAACTCCCAGACGTCCAATCCGCTCAAGAACCTAAAGGACGAGGATCTGAAGGCGCTCAAGTACTTCTACAATCGCTTCACCCCCACGATTCGGCTGTTCTTCATCGGCATGAcgatgctgcagctgctgtgGGACCTAATGCTGGTCGGCACGATGCTGTACCATCATCGGATGGTGGAGAAGGTGCTGAGCGGCATCATTGCCGTCGTGACGTGGTTCGTGACGTACCGGGCCTGGTACCCGCTACCGACCGTGCTGCCCGATCCGGTTGGCAAGGGGCTGTTCAACTACCAGTCGATCAGCAAGCCGGAAATTGGGCTGCGCCGAAGGGCCAGCTTACTGCAGCCCGGTTCCTCTGCAGCGGCCGGAGCCAATGCGGGCGGCAGCGCCGGTAGTGCCAAAGAAATACCCAAGTTCATGGGCATGCCACTGTACGCCGCACGGCAGCAAATGTCTGGCGGGAGCGTTGGTGCAGGTGCATCGCCGCTGGAAGGTGGTTCGGCCAGCGGACAGCAGGCCGCATTCGTAAGTAGCCATCTGTACGGTTCACGCATTGGTAGCGGTGGCATTGGCAACAGCagtagtggtggtgctggtggcggTAGTAGTGGTAGTTACTATAGCAACTCCGACTTTAATCATCCTTCGTACGCTCGCTATCGTAGTCGCTTTGAGCGATTTGAATCGTAG
- the LOC121593025 gene encoding eukaryotic translation initiation factor 3 subunit L, translating to MYSNEEPWEGGYDEYGYEMGMPEDGMYDRGYFPMHEDVKKFLMYFCTVIKDGVVYEIQNLYENTFPKLSEQHFEKKAWPSEEEVAHLVDNDNLFLILYKELYYRHLHARIQGGPSLEQRLNSFYNYCNFFNYILPSKEPVQLELPDIWLWELIDEFVYQFQNFAQYRARLTDKTDEEMDMLLNNNSKVWNILCILNVLHSLVSMSKIKDQLEAAAAGKDPEAVAGEFGRHSFYKMLGYFSLVGLLRVHSLLGDYHQAIKVLEPIEIHKKSQYSHIPSCQISTSYYVGFAYMMMRRYSDAIRTFSSILLYIQRTKQLYSARSYQNDQINKQTDQMYHLLAICLVLHPQCIDESIQQVLREKNYHDNMYKMQCGDLDVFRNFFVFACPKFVSPVPPPPDAPIEDYVKDALEHQINVFMDEVKQQQELPTIRSYLKLYTTLPIMKLASFMDRKPQDEVDEQKLENLLTRLLCFKHKMKNVVWTKGSSGLEGKFQSGSELDFYIDKDMIHIADTKVSHRYGDFFIRKVMKFEDLNRRLHAIKG from the exons ATGTACTCGAACGAAGAACCATGGGAGGGT GGCTACGATGAGTACGGCTATGAGATGGGCATGCCGGAGGATGGCATGTACGATCGGGGCTACTTCCCGATGCACGAGGACGTGAAGAAGTTCCTGATGTACTTCTGCACCGTCATCAAGGATGGGGTGGTGTACGAGATCCAGAATCTGTACGAAAACACCTTCCCGAAGCTGAGCGAGCAGCACTTCGAGAAGAAGGCCTGGCCGAGCGAGGAGGAGGTGGCGCACCTGGTCGACAACGACAACCTGTTCCTGATCCTGTACAAGGAGCTGTACTACCGCCATCTGCACGCCCGCATCCAGGGCGGGCCGTCTCTCGAGCAGCGGCTGAACTCGTTCTACAACTACTGCAACTTCTTCAACTACATCCTGCCGTCGAAGGAGCCGGTGCAGCTGGAGCTGCCCGACATCTGGCTGTGGGAGCTGATCGACGAGTTCGTGTACCAGTTCCAGAACTTTGCGCAGTACCGCGCCCGGCTGACGGACAAGACGGACGAGGAGATGGACATGCTGctgaacaacaacagcaaggtGTGGAACATCCTCTGCATCCTGAACGTGCTGCACTCGCTCGTGTCGATGTCGAAGATCAAGGACCAGCTGGAGGCGGCCGCGGCCGGCAAGGACCCGGAGGCGGTGGCGGGCGAGTTCGGGCGCCACTCGTTCTACAAGATGCTGGGCTACTTCAGCCTGGTCGGGCTGCTGCGCGTCCACTCGCTGCTCGGGGACTACCACCAGGCCATCAAGGTGCTGGAGCCGATCGAGATCCACAAGAAGAGCCAGTACTCGCACATTCCGTCGTGCCAGATCAGCACGTCGTACTATGTCGGGTTTGCGTACATGATGATGCGCCGCTACTCGGACGCGATCCGCACGTTCTCGTCGATCCTGCTGTACATCCAGCGCACCAAGCAGCTGTACAGCGCCCGCTCGTACCAGAACGACCAGATCAACAAGCAGACGGACCAGATGTACCATCTGCTCGCCATCTGTCTGGTGCTGCACCCGCAGTGCATCGACGAGTCGATCCAGCAGGTGCTGCGCGAGAAGAACTACCACGACAACATGTACAAGATGCAGTGCGGCGATCTGGACGTGTTCCGCAACTTTTTCGTGTTCGCCTGTCCGAAGTTCGTGTCGCCGGTTCCGCCGCCGCCGGACGCACCGATCGAGGACTACGTGAAGGATGCGCTCGAGCATCAGATCAACGTGTTCATGGACGaggtgaagcagcagcaggagctgcCGACCATCCGGTCGTACCTGAAGCTGTACACCACGCTGCCGATCATGAAGCTGGCCTCGTTCATGGACCGCAAGCCGCAGGACGAGGTGGACGAGCAGAAGCTCGAGAACCTGCTGACCCGGCTGCTGTGCTTCAAGCACAAGATGAAGAACGTCGTGTGGACGAAGGGTTCGAGCGGACTGGAGGGCAAGTTCCAGTCCGGTTCGGAGCTGGACTTTTACATCGACAAGGACATGATCCACATCGCCGACACGAAGGTGTCGCACCGCTACGGTGACTTTTTCATTCGTAAGGTCATGAAGTTTGAAGACCTGAACCGCCGTCTGCACGCCATCAAGGGTTAA
- the LOC121593026 gene encoding acyl-coenzyme A diphosphatase FITM2 isoform X2 — MASKRKPIHTPSAAGAAGGNAARPQMNFRQGLNDTTARAEAKGTRPTATPTSIREVLTMMVLHVCKKIIFFDTSLKVPLYLGSLFIVSLIGDFLPYPKTYLARTDNLFNVYFVKLGWAWTLLFAFPYLAMTSITICCGDNQRLIRNHLPRLGIATVFWFVWTKLFNVIESSYGRCSVRGFDAKTPCLKAGHLWNGFDISGHAFILIYSSLVLMEEARPIIGWESIKDLLRNEEHNRSNNDNSQTSNPLKNLKDEDLKALKYFYNRFTPTIRLFFIGMTMLQLLWDLMLVGTMLYHHRMVEKVLSGIIAVVTWFVTYRAWYPLPTVLPDPVGKGLFNYQSISKPEIGLRRRASLLQPGSSAAAGANAGGSAGSAKEIPKFMGMPLYAARQQMSGGSVGAGASPLEGGSASGQQAAFGTATSKRRKMLDNRFHPSG, encoded by the coding sequence ATGGCAAGCAAACGAAAACCAATCCACACGCCATCTGCCGCCGGAGCAGCGGGCGGCAACGCGGCCCGTCCACAGATGAACTTCCGCCAGGGGTTAAACGATACGACCGCACGAGCGGAAGCAAAGGGCACGAGACCCACCGCCACACCGACCTCCATCCGGGAAGTGCTCACGATGATGGTGCTGCACGTGTGCAAAAAGATCATCTTCTTCGACACCAGCCTGAAGGTGCCGCTGTACCTTGGCTCCTTGTTCATCGTGTCCCTGATCGGGGACTTTCTGCCCTACCCCAAGACATACCTCGCCCGCACGGACAATCTGTTCAACGTGTACTTCGTCAAGCTGGGCTGGGCCTGGACGCTGCTGTTTGCCTTCCCCTACCTGGCCATGACCTCGATCACGATCTGCTGCGGCGACAATCAGCGGCTGATCCGGAACCATCTGCCCCGGCTCGGCATAGCGACCGTGTTTTGGTTCGTGTGGACGAAGCTGTTCAACGTGATCGAATCGAGCTACGGTCGGTGCAGTGTGCGCGGGTTCGATGCCAAAACGCCCTGCCTGAAGGCGGGCCACCTGTGGAATGGGTTTGACATTTCCGGCCATGCCTTCATACTGATCTACTCCAGCCTGGTGCTGATGGAGGAAGCGCGCCCCATCATCGGGTGGGAAAGCATTAAAGATTTGCTGCGCAACGAGGAGCACAACCGGAGCAACAACGACAACTCCCAGACGTCCAATCCGCTCAAGAACCTAAAGGACGAGGATCTGAAGGCGCTCAAGTACTTCTACAATCGCTTCACCCCCACGATTCGGCTGTTCTTCATCGGCATGAcgatgctgcagctgctgtgGGACCTAATGCTGGTCGGCACGATGCTGTACCATCATCGGATGGTGGAGAAGGTGCTGAGCGGCATCATTGCCGTCGTGACGTGGTTCGTGACGTACCGGGCCTGGTACCCGCTACCGACCGTGCTGCCCGATCCGGTTGGCAAGGGGCTGTTCAACTACCAGTCGATCAGCAAGCCGGAAATTGGGCTGCGCCGAAGGGCCAGCTTACTGCAGCCCGGTTCCTCTGCAGCGGCCGGAGCCAATGCGGGCGGCAGCGCCGGTAGTGCCAAAGAAATACCCAAGTTCATGGGCATGCCACTGTACGCCGCACGGCAGCAAATGTCTGGCGGGAGCGTTGGTGCAGGTGCATCGCCGCTGGAAGGTGGTTCGGCCAGCGGACAGCAGGCCGCATTC
- the LOC121593026 gene encoding acyl-coenzyme A diphosphatase FITM2 isoform X4 produces MASKRKPIHTPSAAGAAGGNAARPQMNFRQGLNDTTARAEAKGTRPTATPTSIREVLTMMVLHVCKKIIFFDTSLKVPLYLGSLFIVSLIGDFLPYPKTYLARTDNLFNVYFVKLGWAWTLLFAFPYLAMTSITICCGDNQRLIRNHLPRLGIATVFWFVWTKLFNVIESSYGRCSVRGFDAKTPCLKAGHLWNGFDISGHAFILIYSSLVLMEEARPIIGWESIKDLLRNEEHNRSNNDNSQTSNPLKNLKDEDLKALKYFYNRFTPTIRLFFIGMTMLQLLWDLMLVGTMLYHHRMVEKVLSGIIAVVTWFVTYRAWYPLPTVLPDPVGKGLFNYQSISKPEIGLRRRASLLQPGSSAAAGANAGGSAGSAKEIPKFMGMPLYAARQQMSGGSVGAGASPLEGGSASGQQAAFI; encoded by the exons ATGGCAAGCAAACGAAAACCAATCCACACGCCATCTGCCGCCGGAGCAGCGGGCGGCAACGCGGCCCGTCCACAGATGAACTTCCGCCAGGGGTTAAACGATACGACCGCACGAGCGGAAGCAAAGGGCACGAGACCCACCGCCACACCGACCTCCATCCGGGAAGTGCTCACGATGATGGTGCTGCACGTGTGCAAAAAGATCATCTTCTTCGACACCAGCCTGAAGGTGCCGCTGTACCTTGGCTCCTTGTTCATCGTGTCCCTGATCGGGGACTTTCTGCCCTACCCCAAGACATACCTCGCCCGCACGGACAATCTGTTCAACGTGTACTTCGTCAAGCTGGGCTGGGCCTGGACGCTGCTGTTTGCCTTCCCCTACCTGGCCATGACCTCGATCACGATCTGCTGCGGCGACAATCAGCGGCTGATCCGGAACCATCTGCCCCGGCTCGGCATAGCGACCGTGTTTTGGTTCGTGTGGACGAAGCTGTTCAACGTGATCGAATCGAGCTACGGTCGGTGCAGTGTGCGCGGGTTCGATGCCAAAACGCCCTGCCTGAAGGCGGGCCACCTGTGGAATGGGTTTGACATTTCCGGCCATGCCTTCATACTGATCTACTCCAGCCTGGTGCTGATGGAGGAAGCGCGCCCCATCATCGGGTGGGAAAGCATTAAAGATTTGCTGCGCAACGAGGAGCACAACCGGAGCAACAACGACAACTCCCAGACGTCCAATCCGCTCAAGAACCTAAAGGACGAGGATCTGAAGGCGCTCAAGTACTTCTACAATCGCTTCACCCCCACGATTCGGCTGTTCTTCATCGGCATGAcgatgctgcagctgctgtgGGACCTAATGCTGGTCGGCACGATGCTGTACCATCATCGGATGGTGGAGAAGGTGCTGAGCGGCATCATTGCCGTCGTGACGTGGTTCGTGACGTACCGGGCCTGGTACCCGCTACCGACCGTGCTGCCCGATCCGGTTGGCAAGGGGCTGTTCAACTACCAGTCGATCAGCAAGCCGGAAATTGGGCTGCGCCGAAGGGCCAGCTTACTGCAGCCCGGTTCCTCTGCAGCGGCCGGAGCCAATGCGGGCGGCAGCGCCGGTAGTGCCAAAGAAATACCCAAGTTCATGGGCATGCCACTGTACGCCGCACGGCAGCAAATGTCTGGCGGGAGCGTTGGTGCAGGTGCATCGCCGCTGGAAGGTGGTTCGGCCAGCGGACAGCAGGCCGCATTC ATCTAA